The following are encoded in a window of Vigna unguiculata cultivar IT97K-499-35 chromosome 8, ASM411807v1, whole genome shotgun sequence genomic DNA:
- the LOC114195577 gene encoding uncharacterized protein LOC114195577 has product MSSENHHYFYHQNLQIHRRTTFLPMLCARPSSMKDVSLPQWRDQTGSFSNDPLSPRIGCMGQVKRHNKIVGILSTKSSTTTNVISPTVKYSKLKKLFSGKNLGTTNTNTNVTANVSRNHNKQRCTRNENVVPISIENMDLPLPVIKRVQKKPEEDTLWKRRSGGAALKTLQLQQIHRSRHHPQLTSV; this is encoded by the coding sequence ATGAGCAGTGAAAATCATCATTACTTTTACCATCAGAACCTGCAAATCCATCGCAGAACCACGTTTCTGCCGATGCTATGTGCAAGGCCATCATCGATGAAAGATGTGAGTCTTCCACAGTGGAGAGACCAAACAGGATCCTTTTCCAATGACCCTTTGTCCCCAAGAATTGGTTGCATGGGTCAGGTCAAGAGGCACAACAAAATAGTTGGTATTCTCAGTACCAAAAGTAGCACCACCACCAACGTCATTTCCCCTACTGTTAAGTATTCCAAGCTTAAAAAGCTCTTTTCTGGCAAAAACTTAGGCAccaccaacaccaacaccaatGTTACAGCAAATGTGTCAAGGAACCACAACAAGCAGAGGTGTACGAGGAATGAGAATGTTGTTCCCATAAGCATTGAAAACATGGATCTTCCTCTACCTGTGATCAAGAGAGTGCAGAAGAAGCCAGAGGAAGATACTCTTTGGAAAAGAAGGTCTGGTGGGGCTGCATTGAAAACCTTGCAACTTCAACAGATTCATCGTTCAAGACATCATCCTCAGCTTACAAGTGTTTGA